One part of the Treponema peruense genome encodes these proteins:
- a CDS encoding LPP20 family lipoprotein: protein MKKRIFVFSFIFSACLVFGAKKKMPEWITLPASVYPSETYMNGTGSGENRESAELEAVKNLSSIFGQTVKSNSLASKKMEQALSDGKISFSSSGNLQQNITSQIEAENLIGIEIAEYFYNSSEKKWYAIAILDRKKTAAVYLDLIQKNDAVVRQSAAESEKNPHSFYGYSEICFATDIASENNRLLKNLTVIDFEQGNAISKKIVSLQSMQATQKKFAEGITIYIRVGGDRENKIKSAFQNVFSKYGFKTSSSKKEKYGLEGSYSSEISKKGKITYCVYTLDLDFSDNLKSESLFAINLKGREGASSESDAKNRTYRVLEKNIGTEFSKNFDSYMNNLSFK from the coding sequence ATGAAGAAAAGAATTTTTGTTTTTTCCTTTATATTCTCTGCCTGTCTGGTTTTTGGCGCAAAAAAGAAAATGCCTGAATGGATAACTCTTCCTGCAAGCGTTTATCCTTCGGAAACTTATATGAACGGAACTGGCTCTGGAGAAAATCGGGAAAGTGCAGAACTTGAAGCCGTAAAAAACCTTTCTTCTATTTTTGGGCAGACTGTAAAGTCTAACAGTCTCGCATCAAAAAAAATGGAACAGGCTCTTTCTGACGGAAAAATTTCTTTTTCTTCGTCAGGAAACTTACAGCAGAATATAACAAGCCAAATCGAGGCAGAAAATCTGATTGGAATCGAAATTGCAGAATATTTTTACAATTCATCCGAAAAAAAATGGTATGCAATTGCAATCCTCGACAGAAAAAAAACAGCCGCTGTTTATCTGGATCTTATACAGAAAAACGATGCAGTTGTCAGACAGTCTGCAGCAGAGTCTGAAAAAAATCCGCATTCTTTTTACGGTTATAGTGAAATTTGTTTTGCAACCGACATTGCTTCTGAAAACAACAGGTTGCTTAAAAATCTTACAGTAATTGATTTTGAACAGGGAAATGCGATCAGTAAAAAAATCGTTTCGCTTCAAAGCATGCAGGCTACTCAAAAGAAGTTTGCAGAAGGGATTACGATTTATATAAGGGTTGGTGGCGACAGGGAAAATAAAATAAAGTCTGCTTTTCAAAACGTTTTTTCAAAATACGGATTTAAAACATCTTCTTCTAAAAAAGAAAAATATGGGCTTGAAGGCAGTTATTCTTCCGAAATTTCAAAAAAAGGAAAAATCACTTACTGTGTTTATACATTGGACTTAGATTTTTCTGATAATTTGAAGTCGGAGTCGCTGTTTGCAATAAATTTAAAAGGAAGAGAAGGTGCTTCTTCTGAATCCGATGCCAAAAATAGAACTTATCGGGTTTTGGAAAAAAACATTGGAACAGAATTCAGCAAAAATTTTGATTCTTATATGAATAATCTTTCTTTTAAGTAA
- a CDS encoding penicillin-binding protein activator LpoB yields the protein MKIKVVLANLLVVSSLFFFSCGSTSVTRYGAEESVKDLSGYWNDNDVNQVCTTLIDSCIKSKRVANFKSAKGRTPVVIIGTIKNKSVEHIDTSILSKRFQNVIINDGTLEFVADANQREELRAEKYDQAENAYETAKSIGNEIAADFMLQGTVTTIVDTDGRQQVRTYQVDMQLIDLETNRIIWSDQNNDIKKYIKKSAVKF from the coding sequence ATGAAAATAAAAGTAGTATTGGCAAATTTATTGGTTGTTTCTTCGTTGTTTTTCTTTTCTTGCGGATCGACTTCTGTAACAAGATATGGAGCAGAAGAAAGCGTAAAAGATTTGAGCGGATATTGGAACGACAACGATGTTAATCAGGTTTGTACAACTTTGATTGATTCGTGCATAAAATCAAAACGCGTTGCAAATTTTAAGAGCGCAAAAGGCAGAACTCCTGTTGTAATTATTGGAACTATCAAAAACAAGAGCGTTGAACACATTGACACTTCAATTCTTTCAAAAAGATTTCAGAATGTAATTATTAATGACGGAACTTTGGAATTTGTTGCAGATGCAAATCAGAGAGAAGAGCTCCGTGCAGAAAAATATGATCAGGCAGAAAATGCTTATGAAACTGCAAAATCAATCGGAAACGAAATTGCCGCAGATTTTATGCTCCAGGGCACTGTTACGACAATTGTAGATACTGACGGAAGACAGCAGGTAAGAACATATCAGGTTGATATGCAGTTGATTGATTTGGAAACAAACAGAATTATCTGGTCTGATCAGAACAACGATATAAAAAAATACATAAAAAAATCTGCTGTAAAATTCTAA
- a CDS encoding UDP-N-acetylmuramoyl-L-alanyl-D-glutamate--2,6-diaminopimelate ligase: MKKTLAQILPSFTHTLVAEDGITFANEQTVSAAKAVQIENLAFDSRKVTQNSVFFALPGTHTTGNKFIPQAIENGAVAIVFQDTFSEEEKEQIALAVSKAKAKAKPVFIKVESARFAMSPASACFYDNPSEKLVIYGVTGTEGKSSTVSFIWQLLRLCGIKAGFISTVQYSLGEDAVNNPEHQTTPEAPIVQRELYEMLQNGCTHAVVESSSHGLSKRTNRLGDVHFDCAVFMNVTLEHLEFHGTYEQYRSDKANLFRALDTFDHNKMIAGKSVQVPSFGIVNLEDPAAQYFASCTKKKITGFTTEGKAGKQAAEELEAKPLPHIPDDMPYISARNIAAARFGLTFSIHRYEDHDSLKDGNRVIHVKAPVPGAFNAYNIMAALLAVHGTTGKPLEELAPLVASLESIKGRMTVIDEGQPFEVIVDYAHTPSSFETIFPPLRKRCSGKMLCVFGSGGERDVKKRPLQGEIAAKFCDTIILTDEDPRGEDRVALLEQIAAGAEKYGKQKEKDLFIVPDRPKAIRFAFSKAGKNDIVLLLGKSHENSIIYKDHVMEYDEISEAKKALAEIGFNSSGETK; the protein is encoded by the coding sequence ATGAAAAAAACATTGGCCCAGATTTTACCCTCGTTCACACACACACTGGTCGCGGAAGACGGAATCACTTTCGCAAACGAACAGACAGTTTCTGCCGCGAAGGCAGTTCAGATAGAAAATCTTGCATTTGACAGCAGAAAAGTAACACAGAATTCAGTTTTTTTTGCACTTCCCGGAACACACACGACAGGAAACAAATTCATACCGCAGGCAATAGAAAACGGTGCGGTGGCAATTGTATTTCAGGACACTTTCTCGGAAGAAGAAAAAGAGCAGATTGCACTTGCAGTTTCAAAAGCAAAAGCAAAAGCAAAGCCTGTATTCATAAAAGTTGAATCTGCACGTTTTGCAATGTCACCGGCATCGGCATGTTTCTATGATAATCCGTCAGAAAAACTTGTCATCTACGGAGTAACAGGCACTGAAGGAAAATCTTCAACAGTTTCATTTATATGGCAGCTTCTTCGCCTGTGCGGAATAAAAGCCGGCTTCATTTCTACAGTCCAGTATTCTTTGGGAGAAGATGCCGTAAACAACCCGGAACACCAGACTACGCCGGAAGCACCCATCGTCCAGCGGGAACTTTATGAGATGCTTCAGAACGGCTGCACCCACGCGGTAGTTGAATCTTCATCACATGGACTCAGCAAACGCACAAACCGTCTTGGGGACGTTCACTTTGACTGCGCAGTTTTTATGAACGTAACCCTTGAACACCTTGAATTCCACGGAACATATGAACAGTACAGAAGCGACAAGGCAAACCTGTTCCGCGCACTGGACACTTTTGACCACAACAAAATGATTGCAGGCAAAAGCGTTCAGGTTCCGTCCTTCGGAATTGTGAATCTCGAAGATCCTGCAGCACAATACTTTGCATCCTGCACAAAAAAGAAAATCACGGGCTTTACTACAGAAGGTAAAGCTGGAAAACAGGCCGCAGAAGAACTCGAAGCAAAGCCCCTTCCGCATATACCCGACGACATGCCGTACATTTCTGCAAGAAACATTGCAGCCGCAAGATTCGGCCTCACATTCAGCATACACCGCTACGAAGACCACGACTCGCTTAAAGACGGCAACAGGGTAATTCACGTAAAAGCACCTGTTCCGGGAGCATTCAACGCATACAACATAATGGCAGCCCTTCTTGCAGTACACGGAACTACAGGAAAACCGCTCGAAGAACTGGCACCCCTTGTAGCATCGCTCGAAAGTATAAAAGGAAGAATGACTGTTATTGATGAAGGACAGCCTTTTGAAGTAATAGTCGACTACGCACACACACCGTCTTCTTTTGAAACAATATTCCCGCCTTTAAGAAAACGCTGTTCCGGAAAAATGCTCTGCGTCTTTGGTTCAGGCGGTGAACGCGACGTAAAAAAACGGCCGCTTCAGGGTGAAATTGCGGCAAAATTCTGTGACACAATAATACTCACCGACGAAGATCCGCGCGGCGAAGACAGAGTCGCCCTTCTTGAACAGATTGCCGCCGGGGCTGAAAAATACGGAAAGCAGAAAGAAAAAGATTTGTTTATTGTTCCTGACAGACCAAAAGCAATAAGATTCGCATTCAGCAAAGCGGGCAAAAATGACATTGTGCTTCTTTTGGGAAAGTCACACGAAAATTCAATAATTTACAAAGATCACGTTATGGAATACGACGAAATTTCTGAGGCAAAAAAAGCGCTTGCAGAAATTGGATTCAATAGTAGCGGAGAAACAAAATGA
- a CDS encoding D-alanine--D-alanine ligase family protein → MNVVLFYGGKSGEHEISLISCAAVAKEISSEHKVSLISVSKSGKWYLEEDSVLEDLRSGKTSALEVHEKEENAVSVFPGNGKDKSLFAKGAFIPCDAAFPVMHGTFSEDGTIQGLFEMCGIPFVGSGVLASAVSMDKETAKILCSAAGIPVVPYVCLRRGVVNDSRAFDKAIEEAIQKLGLPIFVKPCAAGSSDGASLAQNDRELFAAIGEAFSWDNKILLEKAINAREVECSVTGNSVTEDYLVSETLLKAYGPGEIVPRHEFYDYDAKYTDPNGADLKIPALLPEEKLCEIRTLAKKAYAALNESGLSRVDFFIDKENGSLYLNEVNTLPGFTGISMFPKMCASEGLDFTNLIDLLLKEAVTEFAQKNVLRTSR, encoded by the coding sequence ATGAATGTAGTATTATTTTACGGCGGAAAATCCGGTGAACACGAAATTTCCCTTATTTCATGTGCAGCAGTAGCAAAGGAAATTTCTTCCGAACATAAAGTAAGCCTTATTTCGGTATCAAAAAGCGGAAAATGGTATCTTGAAGAAGATTCCGTACTCGAAGACCTCCGCAGCGGCAAAACATCTGCCCTTGAAGTACACGAAAAAGAAGAAAATGCAGTATCTGTATTCCCCGGAAACGGAAAAGACAAATCACTTTTTGCAAAAGGTGCATTTATTCCGTGTGACGCGGCTTTTCCTGTAATGCACGGAACATTCAGCGAAGACGGAACAATACAGGGCCTTTTTGAAATGTGCGGGATTCCGTTTGTAGGAAGCGGCGTTCTTGCTTCTGCTGTATCAATGGACAAGGAAACTGCAAAAATTCTCTGTTCCGCAGCAGGAATTCCTGTCGTGCCGTATGTCTGTCTGAGACGCGGTGTTGTCAACGACAGCCGTGCTTTCGACAAAGCCATAGAAGAAGCAATACAGAAACTGGGACTGCCCATTTTTGTAAAACCGTGCGCCGCGGGTTCCAGTGACGGTGCTTCACTTGCGCAGAATGATCGCGAACTTTTCGCTGCAATCGGTGAAGCATTTTCGTGGGACAACAAAATTCTTCTTGAAAAGGCAATAAATGCACGCGAAGTGGAATGTTCGGTAACAGGAAATTCGGTTACAGAAGACTACTTGGTAAGCGAAACGCTGCTCAAGGCATACGGCCCTGGCGAAATTGTTCCCCGCCATGAATTTTATGACTACGACGCAAAATACACCGACCCAAACGGAGCCGACCTTAAGATTCCTGCCCTTCTTCCGGAAGAAAAACTTTGTGAAATACGCACTCTGGCAAAAAAAGCATACGCGGCTCTAAACGAGTCTGGTCTTTCCAGAGTTGACTTTTTTATAGACAAAGAGAACGGTTCACTTTACCTGAATGAAGTAAATACACTCCCTGGCTTTACCGGAATAAGCATGTTCCCCAAGATGTGCGCTTCAGAAGGACTTGATTTTACAAACCTCATTGATCTTCTTCTTAAAGAAGCCGTTACTGAATTTGCACAGAAAAACGTGCTCCGCACAAGCCGCTGA
- the murD gene encoding UDP-N-acetylmuramoyl-L-alanine--D-glutamate ligase — MEAHVYPKGCVFEILEDIKNKRVTVMGLGLNGGGEACVKFFLKHGAYVIATDMKTKEQLAPTIQSISGDKTFDHSRLTYVLGGHRIEDFTGADCVIKNPGIRIEGNKFLAAAKAIETDISIFLHFTKAPIIAVTGSKGKSSTVSAIEYGLNASGFKAFLGGNITVSPLTFLDQTDGTTPVVLELSSWQLADLRGRGALKPKIAVITKIVPDHQNWYHDMDSYVNDKKLIFADQDEKCFTILDADSDGYLTETANPKPECKCWGDLFASETKGQVLRYSTKQLKKGMYGVFQKKDDSGNFCGILSLPFELRNRHAQTHGLETECIMKKLLVPGDHMRLNVLNASLVFYLMGIVPQQIQTVMGAWKGIPHRLELFHEWPVTEKHKVIFYNDSCATVPEAAAAASQSFSKRVVIICGGTDKQLDFTPLAGTLNCECGTKFRPLAVYLLSGTGTDKLTPMLDAKKVPYEGPFDSLEVLLNVLRTDILSKRSIFTENDTKNVTVVFSPGATSFGMFTNEFDRGNKFKKIAAEIFK, encoded by the coding sequence ATGGAAGCTCATGTTTACCCGAAAGGATGTGTTTTTGAAATACTTGAAGACATAAAAAACAAGCGCGTTACCGTAATGGGACTTGGTCTTAACGGTGGCGGAGAAGCCTGCGTAAAATTCTTTCTCAAGCACGGTGCATACGTAATTGCAACCGACATGAAAACAAAGGAACAGCTTGCCCCGACAATCCAGTCCATTTCAGGTGACAAAACCTTTGACCACTCAAGGCTCACTTACGTTCTTGGCGGACACAGAATTGAAGACTTTACAGGGGCAGACTGCGTAATCAAAAATCCGGGAATACGCATTGAAGGAAACAAATTTCTTGCGGCCGCAAAAGCAATAGAAACAGACATAAGCATTTTTCTTCATTTTACAAAAGCACCGATAATTGCAGTAACCGGCAGCAAGGGAAAATCAAGCACGGTAAGCGCAATAGAATACGGACTCAACGCGTCGGGATTCAAAGCGTTTCTTGGCGGAAACATAACTGTAAGCCCGCTCACGTTCCTTGACCAGACAGACGGAACAACACCCGTAGTTCTGGAACTTTCAAGCTGGCAGCTGGCCGACTTGAGGGGACGCGGCGCACTCAAACCAAAAATCGCTGTAATAACAAAAATTGTTCCCGACCACCAGAACTGGTACCACGACATGGACAGTTACGTCAACGACAAAAAACTCATTTTTGCAGACCAGGACGAAAAATGCTTTACAATACTTGATGCAGACAGCGACGGATACCTTACCGAAACTGCAAATCCAAAGCCTGAATGCAAATGCTGGGGAGACCTGTTTGCCTCTGAAACAAAAGGACAGGTTTTGCGCTACAGCACTAAACAGCTTAAAAAAGGAATGTACGGCGTTTTTCAGAAAAAAGATGATTCCGGTAATTTCTGCGGAATTCTTTCGCTTCCTTTTGAACTCAGAAACCGCCACGCACAGACACACGGTCTTGAAACAGAATGCATAATGAAAAAACTTCTTGTTCCCGGGGACCACATGAGACTCAACGTGCTGAATGCATCCCTTGTATTCTACCTCATGGGCATTGTTCCGCAGCAGATACAGACAGTAATGGGTGCATGGAAGGGAATACCGCACAGACTTGAACTGTTCCACGAGTGGCCTGTTACAGAAAAACATAAGGTAATATTCTACAACGACAGTTGTGCTACTGTTCCTGAAGCAGCCGCGGCGGCATCTCAGTCTTTTTCAAAAAGAGTTGTAATCATCTGCGGCGGAACAGACAAACAGCTGGACTTTACCCCGCTTGCAGGTACCCTTAACTGTGAATGCGGAACAAAATTCAGGCCGCTCGCTGTCTACCTTCTTTCAGGGACAGGAACAGACAAACTTACACCTATGCTTGATGCAAAAAAAGTTCCCTACGAAGGACCGTTTGACTCCCTTGAAGTCCTGCTCAATGTTCTCAGGACAGACATTCTTTCAAAAAGGAGCATCTTTACTGAAAATGACACAAAAAATGTTACCGTAGTTTTTTCACCTGGAGCAACTTCATTCGGAATGTTCACAAACGAATTTGACCGCGGCAACAAGTTCAAAAAAATTGCAGCCGAAATATTCAAATAG
- the purA gene encoding adenylosuccinate synthase, producing the protein MKVVIIGAQWGDEGKGKIVDYLAEDAKYVVRYSGGPNAGHTIVVDGKQFALHQVPSGILYPEKKVFLGAGMVIDPEALFNELAMLKENGINWEGRVFISDRAHLILPKYRSMDKERDASRKRPIGTTGRGIGIAYSEKSHRDGLRLADLDWKEKIADLDAEDLDYLNKYRDQLLSMRVDLTSKMWEYRKDNILFEGAQGAMLDIDSGTYPYVSSGASCAAGAATGCGIGPHDLDHILGVFKAYETRVGNGPMPTEFNETSEGELCQYVRDTGREYGVTTGRARRCGYLDLVALRYACRVNSLDSLVLTHLDIYDEMDQIEACVAYDINGKIVTDFPANVDELNAAKPVLQKFQGWKASLKECRSYKKLPKNARAYVEFIEDYTGTPVGIISVGYERDETFVRKNPWKK; encoded by the coding sequence ATGAAGGTTGTAATTATTGGCGCTCAGTGGGGCGATGAAGGCAAGGGAAAGATTGTAGATTATCTTGCCGAGGATGCAAAGTACGTAGTACGCTATTCCGGAGGCCCGAACGCCGGTCACACAATTGTTGTTGACGGAAAACAGTTTGCCCTTCATCAGGTTCCGAGCGGAATCCTTTATCCTGAAAAGAAGGTTTTCCTTGGTGCCGGAATGGTAATTGATCCGGAAGCTTTGTTCAATGAGCTTGCCATGCTTAAGGAAAACGGAATCAACTGGGAAGGCCGTGTGTTTATTTCTGACAGGGCTCATCTTATTCTTCCAAAGTACCGCAGTATGGATAAGGAACGCGATGCATCACGCAAACGCCCTATCGGAACTACAGGCCGCGGAATAGGAATTGCCTACAGCGAAAAGTCACACAGAGACGGACTCAGACTGGCCGACCTTGACTGGAAAGAAAAGATTGCCGACCTTGACGCAGAAGATCTTGACTACCTTAACAAATATCGTGACCAGCTTCTTTCTATGCGCGTAGATCTTACTTCAAAGATGTGGGAATACCGCAAGGACAACATTCTCTTTGAGGGTGCACAGGGAGCTATGCTTGACATAGACAGCGGAACCTATCCTTATGTAAGTTCCGGGGCATCTTGTGCTGCCGGTGCTGCTACAGGCTGCGGAATTGGTCCTCATGATCTGGATCATATTCTTGGAGTTTTCAAGGCTTACGAGACACGCGTCGGTAACGGTCCTATGCCTACTGAATTCAATGAAACAAGCGAAGGCGAACTCTGCCAGTATGTGCGCGACACTGGACGCGAGTACGGTGTTACTACAGGCCGTGCACGTCGCTGCGGTTATCTTGACCTTGTTGCCCTCAGATATGCATGCCGCGTTAACAGCCTTGACAGCCTTGTTCTTACACACCTTGATATCTATGACGAAATGGATCAGATAGAAGCATGTGTTGCTTACGACATTAACGGAAAAATTGTTACTGATTTCCCGGCAAATGTTGATGAACTCAATGCTGCAAAGCCTGTTCTCCAGAAGTTCCAAGGCTGGAAGGCTTCACTCAAAGAGTGCCGCTCTTACAAGAAGCTTCCGAAGAATGCCCGCGCCTATGTAGAATTCATTGAAGACTACACAGGTACTCCGGTTGGAATTATTTCTGTAGGATACGAGCGCGACGAGACTTTTGTACGCAAAAATCCCTGGAAAAAATAA
- a CDS encoding IMP dehydrogenase — MAFFYEEPSHTFGEYLLIPGYTSADCIPEHVTLRTPVVSYNKKAGEEPALSMNIPMVSAVMQSVSDDKLAIALAKEGGISFIYGSQTIEDQAAMVARVKSYKAGFVTSDSNIRPDQTLEEVVELIKKTGHSTIAVTDDGSARGKLEGIITERDFRIDHVPANSKVSDYMTPFKDLITGKDGISLSDANDLIWTHKVNQLPVIDSNNHLVSLVFRKDFDSHETHPLELLDSNHRYIVGAGINTRDYMKRVPALLDAGVDILCLDSSEGYSEWQARALKDIHEKFGKNVKVGAGNVVDREGFMFLAENGADFVKIGIGGGSICITREQKGIGRGQATATIEVAKARDEYYAKTGIYVPICSDGGIVHDYHITLALAMGADFVMLGRYFARFDESPTNKLIINGNYVKEYWGEGSNRARNWQRYDLGGKSGLSFEEGVDSYVPYAGRLHDNVAMTVSKVVHTMCNCGALSIPELQQKAKLTLVSQVTIDEGSAHDVTVKNTSIHS, encoded by the coding sequence ATGGCATTTTTTTACGAAGAACCGTCACACACATTCGGTGAGTATCTGCTTATTCCTGGATACACTTCCGCGGACTGTATTCCGGAGCATGTTACTTTAAGGACACCTGTTGTAAGCTACAACAAAAAGGCCGGCGAAGAACCTGCTCTTTCCATGAACATTCCGATGGTCAGTGCCGTCATGCAGTCTGTTTCCGACGACAAGCTTGCTATAGCACTTGCAAAAGAAGGCGGAATCAGTTTTATTTACGGTTCACAGACAATTGAAGACCAGGCTGCCATGGTTGCCCGTGTAAAGTCATACAAAGCCGGATTCGTTACATCTGACTCAAACATCCGCCCCGACCAGACTCTGGAAGAAGTGGTTGAGCTTATAAAAAAGACAGGACACAGTACAATTGCCGTTACCGATGATGGTTCAGCAAGGGGAAAACTCGAAGGAATTATCACTGAGCGCGACTTCAGAATTGATCATGTTCCGGCAAATTCAAAGGTAAGCGACTACATGACACCTTTCAAAGACCTTATTACCGGAAAAGACGGAATTTCTTTGAGTGATGCCAACGACCTTATCTGGACACACAAAGTAAACCAGCTTCCTGTCATTGATTCCAACAATCACCTTGTTTCTCTTGTATTCAGAAAGGATTTTGACAGCCACGAGACACACCCGCTTGAACTTCTTGACAGCAATCACCGCTATATTGTCGGTGCCGGAATAAACACACGCGACTATATGAAAAGAGTTCCTGCACTTCTTGATGCAGGCGTAGATATTCTTTGTCTTGATTCTTCAGAAGGCTATTCTGAATGGCAGGCACGCGCCCTTAAGGACATTCATGAAAAGTTCGGAAAGAATGTAAAGGTTGGTGCCGGAAACGTTGTAGACAGGGAAGGCTTTATGTTCCTTGCCGAAAACGGTGCAGACTTTGTAAAGATCGGAATCGGCGGCGGTTCAATCTGTATTACACGCGAGCAGAAAGGTATCGGACGCGGACAGGCTACTGCCACAATCGAAGTTGCAAAGGCCCGCGACGAATATTATGCAAAGACAGGTATTTATGTTCCAATCTGTTCTGACGGCGGAATTGTACATGACTACCATATTACTCTGGCTCTTGCCATGGGTGCCGACTTTGTTATGCTCGGACGCTATTTTGCACGCTTTGACGAGTCTCCTACAAACAAGCTTATCATAAACGGAAACTATGTTAAGGAATACTGGGGTGAAGGTTCCAACCGTGCCCGCAACTGGCAGCGCTACGATTTGGGCGGAAAATCCGGTCTTTCCTTCGAAGAAGGCGTTGACTCCTATGTTCCGTATGCCGGACGTCTGCATGACAATGTGGCAATGACTGTAAGCAAGGTTGTTCATACAATGTGTAACTGCGGTGCACTTTCTATTCCTGAACTCCAGCAGAAGGCAAAACTTACGCTTGTTTCCCAGGTTACTATTGATGAAGGCAGTGCCCACGATGTTACTGTCAAGAATACGTCCATACACAGCTGA
- a CDS encoding AMP-binding protein, producing the protein MKLYEEFLEEARDFNGYEDLKNNFKIKIPENFNFAYDVVDRYASEDPKKRALVWCDDHGDEKIFTFEDMSRESRKTADFLVRNGIKKGDAVMLMLRRRYEFWFFILALHRIGAVAVPATTQLLQKDIEYRCSAAGIKMIVSFETGKLQQEVEKALPQCPTVRSLVTVTGSRKGWIDYTKEVQSCSDSFEIPEGKNITSNEDIMLLYFTSGTSGYPKMVVHNFLYPLGHIITAKYWQNVIDGGLHLTVAETGWAKAVWGKLYGQWLCGSAVMAYDMESFKPDLLLEKMAHYGVTTFCAPPTVYRYLVRRDFSKYDLSALKYCVTAGEALNPDIYDKLLELTGLKLYEAFGQTEATVMAGTFPGMETKPGSMGKPAPGYDLLIVDQDGKKCAPGQVGSIVIDIRNGKPFGLFSGYYHDEEMTAAAFEGGLYRTGDSARYDEDGYIWFEGRDDDVIKSSGYRISPFEVESVLSLHPAVMECAVTGVPDKKRGQAVKASIVLAKGYKPSRELELEILDFAKTRTAGYKQPRIIEFVDELPKTISGKIRRVEIREQDSKQQ; encoded by the coding sequence ATGAAACTTTATGAAGAATTTCTGGAAGAAGCCCGTGATTTTAACGGTTATGAAGATTTAAAGAACAATTTCAAAATCAAAATCCCTGAAAATTTCAATTTTGCCTATGATGTGGTTGACCGTTATGCTTCGGAAGACCCCAAAAAACGTGCGCTTGTATGGTGTGATGACCATGGTGACGAAAAAATATTTACCTTTGAAGACATGAGCAGGGAGTCAAGGAAAACCGCTGATTTTCTTGTAAGAAACGGAATAAAGAAGGGAGACGCAGTTATGCTTATGCTGCGCCGCCGCTATGAATTCTGGTTTTTTATTCTTGCCTTGCACAGAATAGGTGCCGTGGCTGTTCCTGCAACAACACAACTTCTGCAGAAGGACATAGAATACAGATGTTCTGCTGCCGGAATAAAAATGATTGTTTCGTTTGAAACTGGAAAACTCCAGCAAGAAGTAGAAAAAGCGCTTCCCCAGTGTCCAACAGTAAGAAGTCTTGTTACGGTAACTGGTTCAAGAAAAGGATGGATTGATTATACAAAGGAAGTTCAGTCCTGTTCAGACAGTTTTGAAATTCCCGAAGGAAAAAACATCACTTCAAACGAAGATATTATGCTCCTTTACTTTACGTCGGGAACTTCGGGCTACCCCAAAATGGTTGTGCATAATTTCCTATACCCGCTGGGACACATTATTACGGCAAAATACTGGCAGAATGTAATTGACGGCGGACTTCACCTTACCGTTGCAGAAACGGGCTGGGCAAAGGCAGTATGGGGCAAACTGTACGGCCAGTGGCTTTGCGGTTCGGCGGTAATGGCCTATGACATGGAAAGTTTTAAGCCTGACCTTCTTCTTGAAAAAATGGCTCACTACGGTGTAACAACATTCTGTGCCCCTCCGACAGTGTACAGGTATCTTGTGCGTCGTGACTTTTCAAAATACGACCTTTCTGCGCTAAAGTACTGCGTTACTGCAGGTGAAGCGCTTAATCCCGATATTTACGACAAACTTCTGGAACTTACCGGACTAAAGCTGTATGAGGCTTTCGGTCAGACAGAGGCAACTGTTATGGCAGGAACATTCCCCGGAATGGAGACAAAGCCCGGTTCAATGGGAAAACCCGCCCCCGGTTACGATCTGCTTATTGTTGACCAGGATGGAAAAAAGTGTGCTCCGGGGCAGGTTGGTTCGATTGTTATAGACATACGCAACGGAAAGCCGTTTGGACTTTTTTCGGGATATTACCACGACGAAGAAATGACCGCTGCTGCTTTTGAAGGCGGCCTTTACAGAACAGGTGACAGCGCCCGTTATGATGAAGACGGATACATCTGGTTTGAAGGCCGTGACGATGATGTAATAAAGAGTTCGGGCTACAGAATAAGTCCTTTTGAAGTAGAAAGCGTTCTTTCGCTGCACCCTGCTGTAATGGAATGTGCAGTTACTGGTGTTCCTGACAAAAAGAGGGGACAGGCTGTAAAGGCAAGCATTGTTCTTGCAAAGGGATACAAGCCTTCCCGTGAACTTGAACTTGAAATACTTGACTTTGCAAAGACAAGGACAGCCGGTTACAAGCAGCCCAGAATAATTGAGTTTGTGGATGAACTGCCCAAGACTATAAGCGGAAAAATCAGGCGCGTGGAAATAAGGGAACAGGACAGCAAACAGCAGTAA